The proteins below are encoded in one region of Leptotrichia sp. oral taxon 218:
- a CDS encoding MarR family transcriptional regulator, with product MHKNFSKHIGKLVCRHGAKPCNKETELLGTLKASITTT from the coding sequence TTGCACAAAAATTTTAGTAAGCATATAGGGAAACTTGTATGTAGACACGGAGCAAAACCGTGCAACAAAGAAACTGAACTGCTGGGAACTCTTAAAGCTAGTATAACCACAACATAA
- a CDS encoding type II secretion system protein GspD gives MRKISFILYAIIFFSNTFSAKVTDYVNKNDAQNMKKIFIYKVPKENKKIENNSVNNKNIQQKQVKTSENKTPKQIKQTSKIENNKKEVPKIESSKIENNKKDEIKNKTGEIEFEYRDAKEISEALNGFEKFEIIGVGNKIIFSGDEKKFEEMKKIIKSFDSPKEQVIIKGTIIDTSSNLFERLGIDWSINSDSGNAGKNNLVAKFLNGEISIGSIFSAGGKFLGVDFNMLKENGDIRIEAMPTLMIMEKEEGELKVTEEVIVGEKKVTKNNEDYIEPIFSEAGIVFKIIPEIKKINGVKKILLKLDTEISNFKLTSTYKESSGAKQKNQTRTTITLNDGGSTFIK, from the coding sequence ATGAGGAAAATAAGTTTTATTTTATATGCCATTATTTTTTTTAGCAATACTTTTTCAGCAAAGGTTACGGATTATGTAAATAAAAATGATGCGCAAAATATGAAAAAAATATTTATTTACAAAGTGCCGAAAGAAAATAAAAAGATTGAAAATAATAGTGTAAATAATAAAAACATACAACAAAAGCAAGTAAAGACTTCTGAAAATAAGACACCTAAACAGATAAAACAAACTTCAAAGATTGAAAATAATAAAAAAGAAGTTCCAAAAATAGAAAGTTCAAAGATTGAAAATAATAAAAAAGATGAAATAAAAAATAAGACAGGAGAAATTGAGTTTGAATATAGAGATGCAAAAGAAATTTCAGAAGCATTAAATGGATTTGAAAAATTTGAAATTATCGGTGTAGGAAATAAAATTATTTTTAGTGGAGATGAGAAAAAATTTGAGGAGATGAAAAAGATAATAAAATCTTTTGACAGTCCAAAAGAACAAGTTATAATAAAAGGAACAATAATTGATACAAGTTCAAATTTATTTGAGCGGCTTGGAATTGATTGGTCAATAAATTCAGATTCTGGAAATGCTGGGAAAAATAATTTGGTTGCAAAATTTTTAAACGGAGAAATTTCAATTGGCTCGATATTTTCTGCGGGAGGAAAATTTTTAGGAGTTGACTTTAATATGTTAAAAGAAAATGGGGATATAAGAATAGAAGCTATGCCGACACTTATGATTATGGAAAAGGAAGAAGGAGAATTAAAAGTTACGGAAGAAGTGATTGTGGGTGAAAAAAAAGTGACTAAAAATAATGAAGATTACATTGAGCCGATATTTTCAGAAGCGGGAATAGTCTTTAAAATAATTCCAGAAATAAAAAAAATAAATGGAGTAAAAAAAATATTGTTAAAACTTGACACAGAAATAAGTAATTTTAAATTGACTTCAACTTATAAAGAATCTTCTGGAGCAAAACAAAAAAATCAGACACGAACTACGATAACATTGAATGATGGCGGTTCAACATTTATTAAATAG